One stretch of Streptomyces sp. 135 DNA includes these proteins:
- a CDS encoding polysaccharide lyase family 1 protein — protein MTKRARTTLLVGCAALALTLAVPATATARPGPARDVLPAHDGWASADGGTTGGAGAGPARTHTVTTWREFRAALSAGGEGPRIIKVKGTLDATGAGGCAAFEAEGYDFAEYLAAYDPAVWGRDRPVSGEQEDLRAASAARQAAAVTAYIPSDTTVVGVGASAGITGGSLQIKGADNVIVRGLTLESPLDCFPQWDPTDGARGAWNSEYDSAVVYGSTHVWLDHNTFTDGAHPDSSLPSYYGELYQRHDGELDIVRGADLVTVSWNVFADHDKTLMIGNSDSAGATDRGRLRVTLHHNLFRDVVERAPRVRFGKVDAYNNHFVVPRDGYQYSFGIGAESQLVVQHNAFTLPRGVGAGQILKKWKEAPVTADHNHVNGRRVDLIGAHNAQFPDEPLQSGAGWTPHLRTHVDHPRAVPYVVGRGAGAGKLR, from the coding sequence ATGACGAAGCGTGCCCGCACCACCCTGCTCGTGGGCTGCGCGGCCCTCGCCCTGACGCTCGCCGTGCCCGCCACGGCGACGGCCCGCCCGGGACCCGCCCGTGACGTGCTGCCCGCGCACGACGGCTGGGCGTCCGCCGACGGCGGCACCACCGGCGGCGCGGGCGCCGGGCCCGCGCGCACCCACACCGTCACCACCTGGCGGGAGTTCAGGGCGGCGCTCTCCGCGGGCGGCGAAGGGCCGCGGATCATCAAGGTCAAGGGCACGCTGGACGCCACGGGGGCGGGAGGCTGCGCGGCGTTCGAGGCCGAGGGGTACGACTTCGCGGAGTACCTCGCCGCGTACGACCCCGCCGTATGGGGCAGGGACCGGCCGGTCAGCGGCGAGCAGGAGGACCTGCGCGCGGCCTCGGCGGCCCGGCAGGCGGCGGCCGTCACGGCGTACATCCCCTCCGACACGACGGTCGTCGGGGTCGGCGCGAGCGCCGGGATCACCGGCGGCAGCCTCCAGATCAAGGGCGCGGACAATGTGATCGTCCGCGGCCTCACCCTGGAGAGCCCCCTGGACTGCTTCCCGCAGTGGGACCCGACGGACGGGGCGCGGGGCGCCTGGAACTCGGAGTACGACAGCGCGGTGGTGTACGGCTCCACGCACGTCTGGCTGGACCACAACACCTTCACCGACGGCGCCCACCCCGACAGCTCGCTGCCCTCCTACTACGGCGAGCTCTACCAGCGGCACGACGGCGAACTGGACATCGTGCGGGGCGCCGACCTCGTCACCGTCTCCTGGAACGTCTTCGCCGACCACGACAAGACGCTCATGATCGGCAACAGCGACAGCGCGGGCGCCACCGATCGCGGCAGGCTCCGCGTCACGCTCCACCACAACCTCTTCCGCGACGTCGTCGAGCGCGCCCCGCGCGTGCGCTTCGGCAAGGTCGACGCCTACAACAACCACTTCGTCGTCCCGCGCGACGGCTACCAGTACTCCTTCGGCATCGGGGCGGAGTCCCAACTCGTCGTCCAGCACAACGCGTTCACCCTCCCGCGCGGGGTCGGAGCCGGGCAGATCCTCAAGAAGTGGAAGGAGGCCCCCGTCACGGCGGACCACAACCACGTGAACGGCAGGCGCGTGGACCTGATCGGCGCGCACAACGCGCAGTTCCCCGACGAACCCCTCCAGTCCGGCGCCGGCTGGACGCCACACCTGCGCACACACGTCGACCACCCGCGCGCCGTGCCGTACGTGGTGGGCCGTGGGGCGGGAGCCGGAAAACTCCGCTGA
- a CDS encoding pectinesterase family protein, whose translation MPSPHPHSPLTRRSLIAAGAGAALALAPTAPAAATRRRPFGRYGSPAARLGARTLYVHPRPGTGDFTRVQAAVDAAGGGGWTLVVAPGTYREVVRVTAGHAGLAVVGASGEPRDVVIVYDNAAGTPKPGGGTYGTSGSASVTVEADGFTARDVTFANDWLRAEHPEIVSGTQAVAIKVTGDRSAFLRCRFLGHQDTLYADTRALTVFARQYFRDCYAEGDVDFVFGRATAVFERCRFHTLHRTDLAGAPFGFVFAPSTAVANPRGYLVARSRVTSGAPDAYYKLARPWVPSSDQSARPMLTVRDTWLGAGIDADEPYGTMASGHPWQNQRFGEYRNTGPGATVTDPARRPQLTAAEAASATREKYLRDWRPYR comes from the coding sequence ATGCCCTCGCCCCACCCGCACAGCCCCCTCACCCGCCGCTCCCTCATCGCCGCGGGCGCCGGAGCCGCGCTCGCCCTGGCCCCGACCGCCCCGGCCGCCGCCACCCGGCGGCGCCCCTTCGGACGGTACGGTTCGCCCGCCGCGCGGCTCGGCGCCCGCACCCTGTACGTGCATCCGCGCCCCGGCACCGGTGACTTCACCCGCGTACAGGCCGCCGTGGACGCGGCGGGCGGGGGCGGTTGGACGCTGGTCGTGGCGCCGGGGACGTACCGGGAGGTCGTGAGGGTCACCGCCGGGCACGCGGGGCTCGCGGTGGTCGGGGCGAGCGGTGAGCCGCGTGACGTGGTCATCGTGTACGACAACGCGGCCGGTACGCCCAAGCCGGGCGGCGGCACGTACGGCACGTCCGGCTCGGCGTCCGTCACCGTGGAGGCCGACGGGTTCACCGCACGCGACGTGACGTTCGCCAACGACTGGCTGCGCGCCGAACACCCCGAGATCGTCTCCGGGACGCAGGCGGTCGCCATCAAGGTGACGGGGGACCGCTCGGCGTTCCTGCGCTGCCGCTTCCTCGGCCACCAGGACACGCTGTACGCCGACACCAGGGCGCTCACCGTCTTCGCCCGGCAGTACTTCCGCGACTGCTACGCCGAGGGGGACGTCGACTTCGTCTTCGGGCGGGCCACGGCGGTCTTCGAGCGCTGCCGGTTCCACACGCTGCACAGGACCGACCTCGCGGGCGCGCCGTTCGGCTTCGTGTTCGCGCCGAGCACCGCCGTCGCCAACCCGCGCGGTTACCTCGTGGCGCGGTCCCGGGTCACGAGCGGCGCCCCGGACGCGTACTACAAGCTGGCCCGCCCCTGGGTCCCGTCGTCCGACCAGAGCGCGCGGCCGATGCTGACGGTGCGCGACACCTGGCTCGGCGCGGGCATCGACGCCGATGAGCCCTACGGCACCATGGCGTCGGGCCACCCGTGGCAGAACCAGCGCTTCGGCGAGTACCGCAACACCGGCCCGGGCGCCACCGTCACCGACCCGGCCCGGCGCCCCCAGCTCACCGCCGCGGAGGCCGCGTCGGCCACGCGCGAGAAGTACCTGCGCGACTGGCGGCCGTATCGCTGA